One Salarias fasciatus unplaced genomic scaffold, fSalaFa1.1, whole genome shotgun sequence genomic window carries:
- the LOC115384560 gene encoding GTPase IMAP family member 9-like, with the protein MDQNFNQNLAGNLFNPAMGGGFFNPAMAANFFNPGMATSYDSNFTNNNELRIVMVGKTGIGKSATGNTILGRQCFESKFSAKSMTVDCSKGKATVSGQQVAVIDTPGLFDTRFGVDKTTMDICQCISYASPGPHIFLVVIRLGRYTEEEQQTVQRIQEIFGQAADKYSMVLFTGGDLIEGTIEGFLAESPELQQLVSRCNNQYHVFNNKNKDPSQVQELLQKIRNVVQKNGGSHYTNEMFQEAERAIEEKKRRILEEKEEKIRKEKEEMERKLQEKYDKEMQRINQELQAEREQERKEREEERRREREEMNEDRKREREERAEERRREMEEKEKELGRMRDQYDRELKEKLNNIQTRHEDEARDDAEGFNPLYPLVQAGELALKAGKKIVGGVRLLGKAIGNLFK; encoded by the exons ATGGACCAGAACTTCAACCAAAACCTGGCCGGCAACCTGTTCAACCCCGCCATGGGTGGAGGCTTCTTCAACCCAGCTATGGCTGCAAACTTCTTTAATCCAGGCATGGCAACCAGCTATG atTCTAACTTCACCAACAACAATGAGCTGAGGATCGTGATGGTGGGGAAGACTGGAATCGGGAAGAGCGCCACAGGAAACACTATTCTTGGCCGCCAGTGCTTTGAGTCCAAGTTCAGTGCCAAGTCCATGACGGTGGACTGTTCCAAAGGCAAAGCCACAGTGTCTGGTCAGCAGGTGGCGGTCATTGACACTCCAGGCCTGTTTGACACCAGGTTCGGCGTGGACAAAACCACCATGGACATTTGCCAGTGCATCTCTTATGCTTCTCCTGGACCACACATCTTCCTGGTGGTCATCAGGCTGGGCAGATacactgaggaggagcagcagacggtGCAAAGGATCCAAGAAATCTTTGGCCAGGCTGCAGACAAATACAGCATGGTTCTCTTTACAGGAGGGGACCTGATCGAAGGAACCATCGAGGGCTTCCTGGCTGAAAGCCCAGAGCTGCAACAACTGGTGTCCAGATGTAACAACCAGTACCACGTCttcaacaacaagaacaaagatCCCTCTcaggtccaggagctgctgcagaagatcagAAACGTGGTGCAGAAGAACGGAGGAAGCCACTACACCAACGAGATGTTccaggaggctgagagggccatcgaggagaagaagagacgcatcctggaggagaaagaagagaaaatacgcaaagaaaaagaagagatggagaggaagctgcaggagaaatATGATAAAGAGATGCAGAGAATCAACCAAGAACTGCAGgctgagagagagcaggagaggaaggagagagaggaggagaggaggagggagagggaggagatgaATGAAGACAGGAagcgggagagggaggagagagctgaagagaggaggagggagatggaggagaaggagaaggagctgggCAGAATGAGGGATCAGTATGACAGAGAGCTGAAGGAGAAACTCAACAACATCCAAACCAGGCATGAAGACGAAGCCAGAGACGACGCAGAGGGTTTCAATCCTTTATATCCTCTGGTACAAGCTGGAGAGCTCGCTCTCAAGGCAGGGAAGAAGATTGTCGGAGGGGTTCGACTTCTGGGAAAGGCCATTGGAAATTTGTTCAAATGA